The genomic stretch TAAGACTAGCAAATGATTTTGCCAAAAATAAGGCATATGGTCGCGATGCTGATAACTATAATGAAAAATTCAAGCAATATAATACTTGATCAATTAGTCTTAATAAACTCAAGTCTAATAATGAGTTAAAAAAGGTGCTACCGACGACAAATGGCTTTAAAAATGAAGACTTTTATCAAAAAGTAACTCTAAGAGTCAAAGAAAAAAATGGCAATATTTACAACAATGGCCAAGATAAAAATGGCGAGATCCTCATTAATCAAAAACCAACAAAAGAGCTCAATGTACGCACCATTGTAATTGGCACCAATGTGCTAAAATCAAAGCCTAGTGATTTTAGTAGACAAAAAGTTTATCAAAATTTAGAAGAAATTTTCGACTTTGCCATCATTGAGCTCACCTTTGATAACGAAGCTGATGCTAAAAAAATTACTTATGACTACTTTAGAGACAAACAAGATCATTTTCGAGTAAGCAAGCTCAATTTACTTGATGCTCAGGAGTACAAAAAATTTCCTTTGAAAAATTTTTATGGCCTTGGTTGGCCACTATCCAAAGGTGAGACGCTGCTAACTTTGTCCAAAGAAAATGATTCTCAAAATTGGCAAACGCGTAATTTTAGTCAAAGTCCTTGAGTTAACAAACCACTAATTTTATTTAATAATAGTGATAAAATTAGTACTTTATATGATCAAGGTGGCAACTTAGCTTGAAGTCGTTCATACCGCTCCTTTGTTAATTTACCAGGGTTAACTGACTATTTTATTAGCACGCCGCTTTTGTCTTCTGATTTATACAAAATTAGCCACTATGATGCCCAAAAACAACAATTTGTCAACACTTCTTATATACTAGGAGGTCAAGGTACAATTTTGGATAATTTTTCAGGCTCAGGTGGTCTTTCAGGAACTAATATTTATCTAGGTGATGGCTCAAATTATTCACTCTTGTTTGCTGGTGATAATCGTGCAAGTGCTTCGCTAACACTTAATTTGCGCTCTTATGGCTATGATTATCAAGGTTATTATGGTGGTTATAATTTACCAGCATATGATCTAATTTATGGCTCTGTTAATCAAAATAAATCTTACTGAGACGCAATGAATCAACTTTATGGTAGTTTGCTAAAAACCAATTTGTTTCCAAAAGGTTTTGGCGATGATAGTAAAATTGATGTTTTTGCTAATAGTAAAACAGTCAATTTAAATAATGGGACTAAACAAAACTTGTGGTTAAAACCTCTTGAATAAATCAGGAGGTTTTTTAATTCAAAAAAAATGTTTAAAGTATGAGCTCAAAAAGTTTACCTGCTATTGTTTTGATTAACAACACTCCAAGGTATTACAGCAAAAATTCAAAAAGTGCAAAACATTTTAAAGATGTTTTTCTCACTAAAAAATTTTTAGATTATTTGACTAGACCCAGAGCTAATATCAACTCATTAAACACTGAAGAGCTCCATCAAGAGTGAAGAAAACAAAAAAAGAAAAATGGGGAAA from Mesomycoplasma conjunctivae encodes the following:
- the mip gene encoding Ig-specific serine endopeptidase MIP, with protein sequence MKKIFWFLLLSSSALITVVSCQQNDQKPIKIKTINQKLPADQQTINNKVDNKVVDLKTLNLEIDKLKSNLNINKLDIENFVAKIASYKKNLAAKDELIDQTLNSFTTFLEQQNFQIEAKREQFIDFLDQFFNLLNSQDKNNDLKNQDQKLQTEQKEIERLDDKFSIYPGQNHFEFNKNGDQIITDQYRFDNPDREVQHFQSLFGKISTGKTSAKLVDVQAFPKKFNSPEKPIINLLDEKAKSVNQPLYENAQKRAFSLPDLDSTGKIIGLKINNFQQGLTTPAWWGDSLAKGGPNRLGLPRLIPNEKYLKLAKSSIGVTINNGFVDQNSTQDETKLLRSYIPAFSTWNIIDYKLEENGKYPLTWYFLTNAHVANTLRLANDFAKNKAYGRDADNYNEKFKQYNTWSISLNKLKSNNELKKVLPTTNGFKNEDFYQKVTLRVKEKNGNIYNNGQDKNGEILINQKPTKELNVRTIVIGTNVLKSKPSDFSRQKVYQNLEEIFDFAIIELTFDNEADAKKITYDYFRDKQDHFRVSKLNLLDAQEYKKFPLKNFYGLGWPLSKGETLLTLSKENDSQNWQTRNFSQSPWVNKPLILFNNSDKISTLYDQGGNLAWSRSYRSFVNLPGLTDYFISTPLLSSDLYKISHYDAQKQQFVNTSYILGGQGTILDNFSGSGGLSGTNIYLGDGSNYSLLFAGDNRASASLTLNLRSYGYDYQGYYGGYNLPAYDLIYGSVNQNKSYWDAMNQLYGSLLKTNLFPKGFGDDSKIDVFANSKTVNLNNGTKQNLWLKPLE